A window of the Labrus mixtus chromosome 8, fLabMix1.1, whole genome shotgun sequence genome harbors these coding sequences:
- the LOC132979176 gene encoding histamine H3 receptor-like, translating to MSKAESDSNYSRFYFDNPKSRIQSSFVSSGPTFVVLMVMMVTLVVLIVLGNALVILAFKVDKSLRKQCNYYFLNLAICDFLVGAFCIPVYIPYILTGRWTLGRGLCKLWLVMDYLLCSASVFNIVLISYDRFLSVTRAVSYRARQSMTHRAIIKMIAVWLLAFVLYGPAIIFWELVVGRSRVPKDECFAEFYYSWYFLLSASMLEFFSPFISVAFFYLSIYLSIRRRRLHSREVQLQLHLSEPACAQGEGVPLSHNMGFGMKLAVRGSIHSQTSSPSLGKLDPSTSRAAQPSRLSRDKKIAKSLAVIVSVFAICWAPYTLLMIIRAACRGRCIQHHWYEVTFWLLWLNSAINPFLYPLCHSSFRRAFSKILCPKRRTTPASSVFRAGR from the exons ATGTCGAAGGCGGAAAGTGACTCTAACTACAGTCGGTTCTATTTTGATAATCCCAAATCCAGAATCCAGAGCAGCTTCGTGTCTTCTGGACCCACGTTTGTCGttttgatggtgatgatggtgactTTGGTTGTTCTGATAGTTTTGGGCAACGCACTGGTCATTTTAGCCTTTAAAGTAGACAAGAGTTTGAGAAAACAGTGCAATTACTACTTCCTCAATTTGGCAATATGCGATTTTCTTGTAG GGGCCTTCTGCATCCCAGTCTACATCCCATATATCCTTACAGGCAGGTGGACACTGGGTCGAGGATTGTGTAAGCTGTGGCTGGTTATGGACTACCTGCTTTGTTCTGCATCTGTCTTTAACATTGTTCTTATCAGCTATGACCGCTTCCTGTCAGTCACCAGAGCA gtgagttaccgTGCGAGGCAGAGCATGACTCATCGAGCCATAATCAAGATGATTGCTGTCTGGCTACTGGCCTTTGTCCTGTACGGCCCAGCGATCATATTCTGGGAGCTGGTGGTGGGCAGGAGCCGCGTGCCAAAGGACGAGTGCTTCGCGGAGTTCTATTACTCTTGGTACTTCCTGCTGAGTGCCTCCATGCTGgagtttttctctcctttcatctCTGTGGCATTCTTCTACCTCAGCATTTACCTCAGCATACGCAGGAGGAGGCTCCACAGCAGGGAGGTGCAGCTCCAACTTCATCTGAGCGAACCGGCCTGCGCCCAGGGGGAAGGTGTCCCCCTGTCCCACAACATGGGGTTTGGGATGAAACTGGCTGTGAGAGGCTCCATTCACTCTCAGACCTCCTCTCCTAGTTTGGGTAAACTCGATCCCTCCACCAGCAGGGCAGCCCAGCCCAGCCGTCTGTCCAGGGATAAGAAAATTGCTAAGTCCCTGGCTGTCATAGTGAGTGTGTTTGCCATCTGCTGGGCACCGTACACCCTACTGATGATCATCCGTGCTGCCTGCAGAGGGCGGTGCATCCAGCATCACTGGTACGAGGTCACCTTCTGGCTCCTGTGGCTCAACTCTGCCATTAACCCATTCCTGTACCCACTTTGTCACAGCAGCTTCCGAAGGGCCTTCAGCAAGATCCTGTGCCCGAAGCGGCGCACAACTCCTGCATCGTCTGTGTTTCGTGCTGGACGGTGA